A stretch of DNA from Streptomyces sp. NBC_01197:
GATCGATATCCGCAGCTGCTCGGCGGTCTGCTGGTACTCCGCCTGCTGTGTTTCAAAGGGCTGGCCCGATTCCCAGATGCTCTCGAACATCCGGAACAGGAAGCCCACGACGGTCGGGTCGGTGACCAGCGAAGCGCCATGCGGCCGGCCGTCGGTACGCGGCTGCGGTACGAAGGCTGTTTCGCGGTCGAAAATGATCATCCGGTCGAACACCTCGGCCGTGGTGCGTATCTGGGCCCCCGCCGCCGACACCTCCCGTACATAGGCCCTGGTCGTGAGGCTCGCCCGGGCCGTGTGCTGGTAGAGGGTGCGCAGCCGCACCCCGCGTTCCAGCATCGACAGGCTCTCCTGCACGATGCCCCGCAGAGTGTCCGGATTCCGGCCACCGCCTGGCTGGATGGAGACCATCTCCTCGCTGCACAGCCGGGTCATCATCGACAACTCTCGCTGTACAGCCGCGGGTTCGTCGAAGGAACGTATCCCCTCGCCCTGCCGCCCCGTGAGCGTGTGCTCCGCGAAGAGGGGTGACAGCGGGCGCAGTTGCTCATGGACGCGGATCAGGGCCTGCTGCCGCTGCTCTATCTCCTGTTCTAGCGGGGCGCTGACCATCATCTCGGCGATCGCCGGGTCGGCCGGAATCTCCCCCGTGCCGTCACCGGCCGGCAGGAGCAGCCCCAGGTCCAGCAGGTCGGCCCGCGCCTGCGCCAACTCCTCCGGGGTCAGGCCCAGATCGGCCGCAGCCGCGCTCCCGGCGCGGAGCGTGCCATTCCGCAGGGCCCATTCGTAGACGGACAGTGAGTTGTTCTCAAGCAGGGACATTTCGCCGCCCCATTGCATCCTTGAATGCCCCATTTGTCGAGAACCTCTTCCGGTCTGGCCAGCTTAGGACACCGAGTATCCCCCCACGGCGGTCGTTGCGGCTGTCAAGGTCTTCATATCGCGCTCACAGCACGGCCGAGTTCACGGCCGAAGCTCCCCGGAAGGGTGACTCAGCATGCGTCGAATCGCATTCTTGCGTTCTATCG
This window harbors:
- a CDS encoding LuxR C-terminal-related transcriptional regulator, with the protein product MSLLENNSLSVYEWALRNGTLRAGSAAAADLGLTPEELAQARADLLDLGLLLPAGDGTGEIPADPAIAEMMVSAPLEQEIEQRQQALIRVHEQLRPLSPLFAEHTLTGRQGEGIRSFDEPAAVQRELSMMTRLCSEEMVSIQPGGGRNPDTLRGIVQESLSMLERGVRLRTLYQHTARASLTTRAYVREVSAAGAQIRTTAEVFDRMIIFDRETAFVPQPRTDGRPHGASLVTDPTVVGFLFRMFESIWESGQPFETQQAEYQQTAEQLRISILRLMAAGLKDEVIAKRLGMATRTCRRYVKDITDELGAASRFQAGYMVWKLGLPLEPERGE